TTTGATCTGGGCGCGGTCGAGACGGGCGACGGCGCGGCCACCTTCATCATGCAGATCGCCGGCTTCCTGGTCGGGTTTTCGGCGCTGGCGGTCGAGATCGCCTTCAGCCCGCCGATCTGGCTGCACCTGATCATCTGGCTGCCGCTGACGGCGGGTCTGGCCCTGGCCTTGATGCGGCCGGGAAAGGGGTTGATGACGGCGCTTCAGATGCTGCGTCAGCGCAGCGACGATTCACCCCGAGAGACCCGATGACCGACGCCGCCCGGCCTCGTTTTCCCTATGTCCTGACTGTCGTGACGGTGCTGGCGCTGGCCCTGCTGCTGACGCTGGGCGTGTGGCAGGCGCAGCGGCTGCAGTGGAAGCTGGACCTGATCGCCCGCTCCGAAGCGGCCGCCCGTCAGGCGCCGGTTCCTCTTGCGGATGCGCTGGCGCTGGAGGACCCCGAGTTCCGTCAGGCGATCGTCACCTGCCGCGGCCTGAACACGGCGCCCTTCGTCGAGTTGCAGACCATCGAGGACGGCGACGCCGGCGTGCGGCTGATCTCGGCCTGTCCGATCCAGGGACGGGGGACCATTCTGGTCGATCGCGGCTTCCTGCCTGCCGAGGTCGCCGAGCGTCCCGCCGTTCGCGCCGATGCGGCCATGCCGGTCGTGATCGCGGGCGTGGTGCGCCGGGCGACTGAGCCGAACGCCATGACGCCGCCGCCCTCGGGCCAGGTCTTCTACGGCCGCGACCAGACGGCGATGGCCAAGGCTCTGGGCGTGGCCGGGCCGGTGTCGCCCTACACCGTCTATGCGACGACCTCGGCCAATCCCGAGCTGACGGCGCTGCGGCCCGTGGCACCGCCCGCCGCCTTCAGCAACAATCACCTGGGCTACGCCCTGACCTGGTTCGGCCTGGCCGCTGTGCTGGTCGGCTTCTATGCGGCCGTGATGGTCCGCCGCTACCGTTCTTCCTGAGGACAATCGATCTGACTGCTCGCCTTCACACCCTGTCCAATGGCGTTCGCGTCGTGTGCGACCCCATGCCCGGCCTGCGCACCATCGCCGTGACCGTGGCCGTCAACGGCGGCGCCCGTATGGAGAACGAGGCGCAGTCCGGCTGGTCGCACCTGCTGGAGCATCTGGTCTTCAAGGGCGCGGGCGACATGGGCGCGCGCGAGATCGTCGAGCGTGTCGAGGCCGAGGGCGGCTCCATCAACGCCGCGACCGGCTATGAGCGCACCAGTTTCGACATCCGCGCGCTGAAGGGCAGCCTGCCGCTGGCCATGCAGGTGCTGTCGGATCTGGTGTTCCGCCCGA
Above is a window of Brevundimonas naejangsanensis DNA encoding:
- a CDS encoding DUF983 domain-containing protein codes for the protein MLVWPAVRAGLTGRCPACGRGPLFEGFLKRRASCEACGFDLGAVETGDGAATFIMQIAGFLVGFSALAVEIAFSPPIWLHLIIWLPLTAGLALALMRPGKGLMTALQMLRQRSDDSPRETR
- a CDS encoding SURF1 family protein → MTDAARPRFPYVLTVVTVLALALLLTLGVWQAQRLQWKLDLIARSEAAARQAPVPLADALALEDPEFRQAIVTCRGLNTAPFVELQTIEDGDAGVRLISACPIQGRGTILVDRGFLPAEVAERPAVRADAAMPVVIAGVVRRATEPNAMTPPPSGQVFYGRDQTAMAKALGVAGPVSPYTVYATTSANPELTALRPVAPPAAFSNNHLGYALTWFGLAAVLVGFYAAVMVRRYRSS